In one Papio anubis isolate 15944 chromosome 11, Panubis1.0, whole genome shotgun sequence genomic region, the following are encoded:
- the BCCIP gene encoding BRCA2 and CDKN1A-interacting protein isoform X4, whose translation MASRPKRRAVESGVPQPPDPLVQRDEEEEDEVEDEDEDDDDSDEGEDEEDNVIDEEVNIEFEAYSLSDNDYDGIKKLLQQLFLKAPVNTAELTDLLIQQNHIGSVIKQTDVSEDSDDDVDEDEVFGFISLLNLTERKGTQCAEQIQELILSFCEKNCEKSMVEQLDKFLNDTTKPVGLLLSERFINIPPQIALPMYQQLQKELAEAHRTNKPCGKCYFYLLISKTFVEAGKNNSKKKLSNKKKAALMFANAEEEFFYEQEQGKPEVLGDPDTRRGLEPVPIQHNGWSVPPVLE comes from the exons ATGGCGTCCAGGCCTAAGCGGCGGGCCGTGGAAAGTGGGGTTCCGCAGCCGCCGGACCCCCTAGTCCAGCGCGACgaagaagaggaagatgaagtCGAGGATGAGGACGAAGACGATGACGACAGTGACGAGGGAGAGGATGAAGAGGACAACGTCATTGACGAG GAAGTGAATATTGAATTTGAAGCTTATTCCCTATCAGATAATGATTATGACGGAATTAAGAAATTACTGCAGCAg ctTTTTCTAAAGGCTCCTGTGAACACTGCAGAACTAACAGATCTCTTAATTCAACAGAACCATATTGGGAGTGTGATTAAG caaacGGATGTTTCAGAAGACAGCGATGATGATGTGGATGAAGATGAGGTTTTTGGTTTCATCAGCCTTTTAAATTTAACTGAAAGAAAG GGTACCCAGTGTGCCGAACAAATTCAAGAGTTGATTCTCAGCTTCTGTGAGAAGAATTGTGAAAAGAGCATGGTTGAACAGCTGGACAAGTTTTTAAATGACACCACCAAGCCTGTGGGCCTTCTCCTAAGTGAAAGATTCATTAATATCCCTCCACAGATCGCTCTGCCCATGTACCAGCAGCTTCA GAAAGAACTGGCGGAGGCACACAGAACCAATAAGCCATGTGGGAAGTGCTACTTTTACCTTCTGATTAGTAAGACATTTGTGGAAGCAggaaaaaacaattccaaaaagaaacttagcaacaaaaagaaagctgCGTTAATGTTTGCAAATGCAGAGGAAGAATTTTTCTATGAG CAGGAGCAGGGAAAACCTGAGGTGCTCGGAGATCCAGACACAAGAAGAGGATTGGAACCCGTTCCGATACAGCACAATGGTTGGTCTGTTCCCCCAGTAttagaataa
- the BCCIP gene encoding BRCA2 and CDKN1A-interacting protein isoform X3, whose protein sequence is MASRPKRRAVESGVPQPPDPLVQRDEEEEDEVEDEDEDDDDSDEGEDEEDNVIDEEVNIEFEAYSLSDNDYDGIKKLLQQLFLKAPVNTAELTDLLIQQNHIGSVIKQTDVSEDSDDDVDEDEVFGFISLLNLTERKGTQCAEQIQELILSFCEKNCEKSMVEQLDKFLNDTTKPVGLLLSERFINIPPQIALPMYQQLQKELAEAHRTNKPCGKCYFYLLISKTFVEAGKNNSKKKLSNKKKAALMFANAEEEFFYEKAILKFNYSVQEESDTCLGGKWSFDDVPMTPLRTVMLIPGDKMNEIMDKLKEYLSI, encoded by the exons ATGGCGTCCAGGCCTAAGCGGCGGGCCGTGGAAAGTGGGGTTCCGCAGCCGCCGGACCCCCTAGTCCAGCGCGACgaagaagaggaagatgaagtCGAGGATGAGGACGAAGACGATGACGACAGTGACGAGGGAGAGGATGAAGAGGACAACGTCATTGACGAG GAAGTGAATATTGAATTTGAAGCTTATTCCCTATCAGATAATGATTATGACGGAATTAAGAAATTACTGCAGCAg ctTTTTCTAAAGGCTCCTGTGAACACTGCAGAACTAACAGATCTCTTAATTCAACAGAACCATATTGGGAGTGTGATTAAG caaacGGATGTTTCAGAAGACAGCGATGATGATGTGGATGAAGATGAGGTTTTTGGTTTCATCAGCCTTTTAAATTTAACTGAAAGAAAG GGTACCCAGTGTGCCGAACAAATTCAAGAGTTGATTCTCAGCTTCTGTGAGAAGAATTGTGAAAAGAGCATGGTTGAACAGCTGGACAAGTTTTTAAATGACACCACCAAGCCTGTGGGCCTTCTCCTAAGTGAAAGATTCATTAATATCCCTCCACAGATCGCTCTGCCCATGTACCAGCAGCTTCA GAAAGAACTGGCGGAGGCACACAGAACCAATAAGCCATGTGGGAAGTGCTACTTTTACCTTCTGATTAGTAAGACATTTGTGGAAGCAggaaaaaacaattccaaaaagaaacttagcaacaaaaagaaagctgCGTTAATGTTTGCAAATGCAGAGGAAGAATTTTTCTATGAG AAGGCAATTCTGAAGTTCAACTACTCAGTGCAGGAGGAGAGCGACACTTGTCTGGGAGGCAAATGGTCTTTTGATGACGTACCAATGACGCCCTTGCGAACTGTGATGTTAATTCCAGGCGACAAGATGAACGAAATCATGGATAAACTGAAAGAATATCTATCTATTTAA